One Parafrankia discariae DNA segment encodes these proteins:
- a CDS encoding ferredoxin reductase — MAGAAIPGRLRERLAWRVARLAEVRDETPSARTLVLDVPGWPGHLAGQRVDVRLTAADGYSTRRSYSLAAPAAGERVELTVQRVPGGEVSPYLTEIFSVGDPVELRGPIGGWFVWRPADAEPVLLVAGGSGIVPLMAMVRARRSAGSRVPFRLICSARSPADLYYADELREAARTDPGLDVTRFYTRVAPEHWTSPPRRLRPADLAEAGWPPDFAPTCYVCGPTGFVEAVADALVEIGHDPGRIRTERFGPSGSSGSSHPAGTA; from the coding sequence GTGGCTGGAGCAGCGATACCAGGGCGACTGAGGGAACGCCTCGCCTGGCGCGTCGCCCGCCTCGCCGAGGTCCGGGACGAGACGCCGAGCGCGCGTACCCTCGTCCTCGACGTCCCCGGCTGGCCCGGGCACCTGGCCGGCCAGCGGGTGGACGTCCGCCTCACCGCCGCCGACGGTTACAGCACCCGCCGCAGCTACTCGCTCGCGGCACCGGCGGCGGGTGAGCGGGTCGAGCTGACGGTCCAGCGGGTGCCGGGCGGCGAGGTCTCCCCGTACCTGACGGAGATCTTCTCGGTCGGCGACCCGGTGGAGCTGCGCGGGCCGATCGGCGGCTGGTTCGTCTGGCGCCCCGCCGACGCCGAGCCGGTGCTGCTGGTCGCCGGCGGATCGGGCATCGTCCCGCTGATGGCGATGGTGCGCGCCCGGCGGTCGGCCGGGAGCCGAGTGCCGTTCCGCCTGATCTGCTCGGCGCGTTCCCCGGCCGACCTCTACTACGCGGACGAGCTGCGCGAGGCCGCCCGCACCGACCCCGGCCTGGACGTCACCCGCTTCTACACCCGGGTCGCCCCGGAGCACTGGACGTCGCCGCCGCGCCGGCTGCGCCCCGCCGACCTGGCCGAGGCCGGCTGGCCGCCCGACTTCGCGCCGACCTGCTACGTCTGCGGCCCGACCGGCTTCGTCGAGGCCGTCGCGGACGCGCTGGTCGAGATCGGCCACGATCCCGGGCGCATCCGCACCGAACGCTTCGGCCCGAGCGGTTCGAGCGGTTCGAGTCATCCCGCCGGCACCGCCTGA